A single window of Dermacentor albipictus isolate Rhodes 1998 colony chromosome 1, USDA_Dalb.pri_finalv2, whole genome shotgun sequence DNA harbors:
- the LOC135902914 gene encoding cell surface glycoprotein 1-like, which produces MGRPRAVRTHEEEAGHREREQKLARRRARHRRADPELRTKYAEFKRQRRKAYPELRARDAETHWQRREADTDVRAQDAEHIGSAGRPTPSCAPEKPKLNGSAERPTPSGTPDTRKHIGSAGRPTPSCAPEKPTLNGSAERPTPSGAPDTRKHIGSAGRPTPRCALEKPTLNGSAERPTPSGAPDTRKHIGSAGRPTPSCAPEKPKLNGSAERPTPSGAPDTRKHIGSAGRPTPRCALEILKLNCSAERPTPSGTPDTRKHIGSAGRPTPSCAPEKPTLNGSAERPTPSGAPDTRKHIGSAGRPTPSCAPEKPTLNGSAERPTPSGAPDTRKHIGSAGRPTPRCALEKPTLNGSAERPTPSGAPDTRKHIGSAGRPTPRCALEKLKLNCSAERPTPSGAPDTRKHIGSAGRPTPRCALEKPTLNGSAERPTPSGAPDTRKHIGSAGRPTPRCALEKPTLNGSAERPTPSGAPDTGKHIGSAGRPTPRCALEKLKLNCSAERPTPSGTPDTRKHIGSAGRPTPSCAPEKPKLNGSAERPTPSGAPDTRKHIGSAGRPTPSCAPEKPTLNGSAERPTPSGAPDTRKHIGSAGRPTPRCALEKPTLNGSAERPTPSGAPDTRKHIGSAGRPTPSCAPQKPKLNGSAERPTPSGAPETRKYIGSAGRPTPSCAPEKPKLNGSAERPTPSGAPDTRKRIGSAGRPTPSCAPEKPKLNGSAERPTPSGAPDTRKHIGSAGRPTPRCALEILKLNCSAERPTPSGTPDTRKHIGSAGRPTPSCAPEKPTLNGSAERPTPSGAPDTRKHIGSTGRPTPRCALEKLKLNCSAERPTPSGAPDTRKHIGSAGRPTPSCAPEKPMLNGSAERPTPSGTPDTR; this is translated from the coding sequence atgggaagaccacgagcaGTGCGTACTCATGAGGAAGAAGCTGGCCACCGCGAGCGTGAGCAAAAGTTGGCTCGTCGACGGGCTCGTCATCGTAGGGCCGACCCCGAGCTGCGCACCAAATATGCTGAGTTTAAACGGCAGCGCCGGAAGGCCTACCCCGAGCTGCGCGCCCGAGACGCGGAAACACATTGGCAGCGCCGAGAGGCCGACACCGATGTGCGCGCCCAGGACGCGGAACACATTGGCAGCGCCGGGAGGCCGACCCCGAGCTGCGCACCCGAGAAGCCGAAGCTCAATGGCAGTGCCGAAAGGCCGACGCCTAGCGGCACGCCCGATACGCGGAAACACATCGGCAGCGCCGGGAGGCCTACCCCGAGCTGCGCACCCGAGAAGCCGACGCTCAATGGCAGTGCCGAAAGGCCGACGCCTAGCGGCGCGCCCGATACGCGGAAACACATCGGCAGCGCCGGGAGGCCTACCCCGAGATGCGCACTCGAGAAGCCGACGCTCAATGGCAGTGCCGAAAGGCCGACGCCTAGCGGCGCGCCCGATACGCGGAAACACATCGGCAGCGCCGGGAGGCCTACCCCGAGCTGCGCACCCGAGAAGCCGAAGCTCAATGGCAGTGCCGAAAGGCCGACGCCTAGCGGCGCGCCCGATACGCGGAAACACATCGGCAGCGCCGGGAGGCCTACCCCGAGATGCGCACTCGAGATTCTGAAGCTCAATTGCAGTGCCGAAAGGCCGACGCCTAGCGGCACGCCCGATACGCGGAAACACATCGGCAGCGCCGGGAGGCCTACCCCGAGCTGCGCACCCGAGAAGCCGACGCTCAATGGCAGTGCCGAAAGGCCGACGCCTAGCGGCGCGCCCGATACGCGGAAACACATCGGCAGCGCCGGGAGGCCTACCCCGAGCTGCGCACCCGAGAAGCCGACGCTCAATGGCAGTGCCGAAAGGCCGACGCCTAGCGGCGCGCCCGATACGCGGAAACACATCGGCAGCGCCGGGAGGCCTACCCCGAGATGCGCACTCGAGAAGCCGACGCTCAATGGCAGTGCCGAAAGGCCGACGCCTAGCGGCGCGCCCGATACGCGGAAACACATCGGCAGCGCCGGGAGGCCTACCCCGAGATGCGCACTCGAGAAGCTGAAGCTCAATTGCAGTGCCGAAAGGCCGACGCCTAGCGGCGCGCCCGATACGCGGAAACACATCGGCAGCGCCGGGAGGCCTACCCCGAGATGCGCACTCGAGAAGCCGACGCTCAATGGCAGTGCCGAAAGGCCGACGCCTAGCGGCGCGCCCGATACGCGGAAACACATCGGCAGCGCCGGGAGGCCTACCCCGAGATGCGCACTCGAGAAGCCGACGCTCAATGGCAGTGCCGAAAGGCCGACGCCTAGCGGCGCGCCCGATACGGGGAAACACATCGGCAGCGCCGGGAGGCCTACCCCGAGATGCGCACTCGAGAAGCTGAAGCTCAATTGCAGTGCCGAAAGGCCGACGCCTAGCGGCACGCCCGATACGCGGAAACACATCGGCAGCGCCGGGAGGCCTACCCCGAGCTGCGCACCCGAGAAGCCGAAGCTCAATGGCAGTGCCGAAAGGCCGACGCCTAGCGGCGCGCCCGATACGCGGAAACACATCGGCAGCGCCGGGAGGCCTACCCCGAGCTGCGCACCCGAGAAGCCGACGCTCAATGGCAGTGCCGAAAGGCCGACGCCTAGCGGCGCGCCCGATACGCGGAAACACATCGGCAGCGCCGGGAGGCCTACCCCGAGATGCGCACTCGAGAAGCCGACGCTCAATGGCAGTGCCGAAAGGCCGACGCCTAGCGGCGCGCCCGATACGCGGAAACACATCGGCAGCGCCGGGAGGCCTACCCCGAGCTGCGCACCTCAGAAGCCGAAGCTCAATGGCAGTGCCGAAAGGCCGACGCCTAGCGGCGCGCCCGAAACGCGGAAATACATCGGCAGCGCCGGGAGGCCTACCCCCAGCTGCGCACCCGAGAAGCCGAAGCTCAACGGCAGTGCCGAAAGGCCGACGCCTAGCGGGGCGCCCGATACGCGGAAACGCATCGGCAGCGCTGGGAGGCCTACCCCGAGCTGCGCACCCGAGAAGCCGAAGCTCAATGGCAGTGCCGAAAGGCCGACGCCTAGCGGCGCGCCCGATACGCGGAAACACATCGGCAGCGCCGGGAGGCCTACCCCGAGATGCGCACTCGAGATTCTGAAGCTCAATTGCAGTGCCGAAAGGCCGACGCCTAGCGGCACGCCCGATACGCGGAAACACATCGGCAGCGCCGGGAGGCCTACCCCGAGCTGCGCACCCGAGAAGCCGACGCTCAATGGCAGTGCCGAAAGGCCAACGCCTAGCGGCGCGCCCGATACGCGGAAACACATCGGCAGCACCGGGAGGCCTACCCCGAGATGCGCACTCGAGAAGCTGAAGCTCAATTGCAGTGCCGAAAGGCCGACGCCTAGCGGCGCGCCCGATACGCGGAAACACATCGGCAGCGCCGGGAGGCCTACCCCGAGCTGCGCACCCGAGAAGCCGATGCTCAATGGCAGTGCCGAAAGGCCGACGCCTAGCGGCACGCCCGATACGCGGTAA
- the LOC135902912 gene encoding proline-rich proteoglycan 2-like — protein MPTPSCAPEKPKLNGSAERPTPSGAPDTRKHIGSAGRPTPRCALEKPKLNCSAERPTPSGTPDTRKHIGSAGRPTPSCAPEKPTLNGSAERPTPSGTPDTRKHIGSAGRPTPSCAPEKPTLNCSAERPTPSGAPDTRKHVGSAGRPTPSCAPEKPTLNCSAERPTPSGAPDTRKHIGSAGRPTPSCAPEKPTLNCSAERPTPSGAPDTR, from the coding sequence ATGCCTACCCCGAGCTGCGCACCCGAGAAGCCGAAGCTCAATGGCAGTGCCGAAAGGCCGACGCCTAGCGGCGCGCCCGATACGCGGAAACACATCGGCAGCGCCGGGAGGCCTACCCCGAGATGCGCACTCGAGAAGCCGAAGCTCAATTGCAGTGCCGAAAGGCCGACGCCTAGCGGCACGCCCGATACGCGGAAACACATCGGCAGCGCCGGGAGGCCTACCCCGAGCTGCGCACCCGAGAAGCCGACGCTCAATGGCAGTGCCGAAAGGCCGACGCCTAGCGGCACGCCCGATACGCGGAAACACATCGGCAGCGCCGGGAGGCCTACCCCGAGCTGCGCACCCGAGAAGCCGACGCTCAATTGCAGTGCCGAAAGGCCGACGCCTAGCGGCGCGCCCGATACGCGGAAACACGTCGGCAGCGCCGGGAGGCCTACCCCGAGCTGCGCACCCGAGAAGCCGACGCTCAATTGCAGTGCCGAAAGGCCGACGCCTAGCGGCGCGCCCGATACGCGGAAACACATCGGCAGCGCCGGGAGGCCTACCCCGAGCTGCGCACCCGAGAAGCCGACGCTCAATTGCAGTGCCGAAAGGCCGACGCCTAGCGGCGCGCCCGATACGCGGTAA
- the LOC135902911 gene encoding proline-rich proteoglycan 2-like has protein sequence MPTPSCAPEKPKLNGSAERPTPSGAPDTRKHIGSAGRPTPSCAPEKPTLSCSAARPTPSGAPDTRKHIGSAGMPTPSCAPEKPTLNGSAERPTPSGTPDTRKHIGSAGRPTPSCAPEKPTLNCSAERPTPSGAPDTR, from the coding sequence ATGCCTACCCCGAGCTGCGCACCCGAGAAGCCGAAGCTCAATGGCAGTGCCGAAAGGCCGACGCCTAGCGGCGCGCCCGATACGCGGAAACACATCGGCAGCGCCGGGAGGCCTACCCCGAGCTGCGCACCCGAGAAGCCGACGCTCAGTTGCAGTGCCGCAAGGCCGACGCCTAGCGGCGCGCCCGATACGCGGAAACACATCGGCAGCGCCGGCATGCCTACCCCGAGCTGCGCACCCGAGAAGCCGACGCTCAATGGCAGTGCCGAAAGGCCGACGCCTAGCGGCACGCCCGATACGCGGAAACACATCGGCAGCGCCGGGAGGCCTACCCCGAGCTGCGCACCCGAGAAGCCGACGCTCAATTGCAGTGCCGAAAGGCCGACGCCTAGCGGCGCGCCCGATACGCGGTAA